A genome region from Nocardia sp. NBC_01730 includes the following:
- the sigJ gene encoding RNA polymerase sigma factor SigJ has translation MTEPHLRSVISERRQLINLAYRLLGSLAEAEDAVQETYARWYALSERQRQDVAAPGAWLTTVAGRICLDLLGSARARRERYVGEWIPEPVPDRSEWLGGPAPADPADRVTLDESISMAFLVVLDSMTPAERVAFVLHDVFRYSFAEVADIVGRTPAACRQLASCARRRIATSQHPPSTQRAEVVRDFKRAWETRDIEALIGLLDPRATATADSGGLAPAFRRPITGGEQIARAWIEIAARAPEVTLLERTVNGQPGLVAQLADTIVSVYAFDIADGRITRIWAIRNPEKLRPWKAN, from the coding sequence ATGACCGAACCGCACCTGCGCTCGGTGATCAGCGAACGCCGTCAGCTGATCAATCTCGCCTACCGGCTGCTCGGCTCGCTGGCCGAAGCCGAGGATGCGGTGCAGGAGACCTACGCACGCTGGTACGCCTTATCCGAGCGGCAGCGGCAGGATGTGGCAGCGCCCGGCGCTTGGCTGACGACCGTCGCCGGCCGCATCTGCCTCGATCTGCTCGGGTCGGCGCGAGCCAGGCGGGAACGGTACGTCGGCGAATGGATACCGGAGCCGGTACCCGACCGTTCCGAATGGCTCGGTGGTCCCGCCCCCGCCGATCCCGCCGACCGGGTCACCCTCGACGAGTCGATCAGTATGGCCTTCCTCGTCGTGCTTGATTCCATGACGCCGGCCGAGCGGGTGGCGTTTGTCCTGCACGACGTCTTCCGCTACTCCTTCGCCGAGGTCGCCGACATCGTCGGGCGCACCCCCGCGGCCTGCCGCCAGCTCGCTTCCTGTGCCCGCCGCCGCATCGCTACATCGCAGCACCCGCCGAGCACCCAGCGCGCCGAGGTGGTGAGGGACTTCAAACGGGCCTGGGAGACGCGGGATATCGAGGCACTGATCGGTTTGCTCGATCCGCGGGCGACCGCGACCGCCGACAGCGGCGGTCTGGCTCCGGCTTTCCGCCGCCCGATCACCGGCGGCGAGCAGATCGCCCGCGCCTGGATCGAAATCGCCGCCCGAGCCCCCGAGGTGACGCTGCTCGAGCGCACGGTAAACGGCCAACCCGGCCTGGTGGCGCAGCTCGCCGACACCATCGTGTCGGTCTACGCCTTCGACATCGCCGACGGCCGGATCACTCGCATCTGGGCGATCCGCAATCCGGAGAAACTACGGCCATGGAAAGCCAACTGA
- a CDS encoding NADPH-dependent FMN reductase gives MIRIGIILGSTRPNRNGQQVARWVLDTASRRGDAEFELIDLRDHPLPHFDEPVAPMFGPSVHEHTRAWAERIAPFDGFVMVTPEYNHSAPGVLKNAIDHLFAQWADKAVGFVSYGAGGGVRAVEHLRLVCSALCMADVSAQVVISVLTDFENYTAFQPGDRHATALNTLLDQVVAWSAALAPLRQAAAETTLINS, from the coding sequence ATGATCAGAATCGGCATCATTCTCGGCAGTACCCGGCCCAACCGCAACGGTCAGCAGGTCGCCCGGTGGGTTCTGGATACGGCATCGCGGCGCGGCGACGCCGAGTTCGAACTGATCGACCTGCGCGACCACCCGCTACCGCACTTCGACGAGCCGGTGGCGCCGATGTTCGGCCCTTCCGTACATGAGCACACCCGCGCCTGGGCCGAGCGGATCGCCCCGTTCGACGGGTTTGTGATGGTGACCCCTGAGTACAACCACTCGGCCCCCGGAGTGTTGAAGAACGCCATCGACCACCTGTTCGCGCAGTGGGCCGACAAGGCGGTCGGATTCGTCTCCTACGGCGCGGGTGGCGGCGTCCGCGCGGTGGAGCATCTGCGGCTGGTTTGCAGTGCCCTGTGCATGGCCGATGTGAGCGCCCAGGTCGTCATCTCGGTGCTCACCGATTTCGAGAACTACACCGCCTTCCAACCGGGCGACCGCCACGCCACAGCCCTGAACACGTTGCTGGATCAGGTCGTCGCGTGGAGCGCCGCACTCGCGCCGCTACGGCAGGCCGCCGCCGAAACCACTCTCATCAATTCCTGA